From the Manis javanica isolate MJ-LG chromosome 11, MJ_LKY, whole genome shotgun sequence genome, one window contains:
- the BTBD18 gene encoding BTB/POZ domain-containing protein 18 — protein MCSPASPKIVYRNPQFLRLAFLQLHHQQQSGVFCDVLLKAEGEAIPAHCCILSAYSPFFTERLKREWPAPGQKVVLELEGLKMKTLRKLVDFLYTSEMEASQEEAQDVLSAARQLHVSELESLQLEGGKLVKPPQGRRLNRKCFQPPGAAPITARVVASSHCHCTPLPVTQIPCPPGAVRLKSSGKEEGPQEKSNRQNAENWSGSLLLKRKARVCGTQEKNSPSSHSQGPKENKSDPALGPTALSPPSLYPSVNERLLPRKIRLSRSKPSPDVCTSKPSSILSGPSSAPTAPGRRLWRQKSVNKEAPEDKQKRQRVSPLQSTPGPCGLGKMGGSNKQSPQVRAPNSDSAEEGHVGKVKLRKIVNGTCWEVVQEPPLKSPQDSPQVPEPGDLEEPPGTRPSSAKGQETPSARTDPCPDSFVCSRLRDILSASRSPDHPVVKSEVGSSPELAGKEPGVAVDGGEPFASDTALLGQPCEAEEYRITSAAATSELEEILDFMLCGSDTQPPLESPGAEDCMTPPAYHLTGTGKNWIEGEEWCLPDMELWPRELTRLEKEPVSENRESDESFSTLVMPTENEEPIKSLSPLVVPSEMSEGEVLSVESSWTGDLEITCSQPSQRDTLLHADSLDTPQRSSEDLLPTCSNWAETEPDESLTMDEILYPGPEAGREVFSNSEWLGPLPASSDEEIDVVDWTSQGGLVPTSIPSVWPDPSSESETEVVDILM, from the exons ATGTGCTCTCCTGCCAGTCCCAAAATCGTATACAGGAATCCCCAGTTCCTCCGGTTAGCTTTTCTGCAGCTTCATCACCAACAACAGAGTGGTGTGTTCTGTGATGTCCTTCTGAAGGCAGAAG GTGAGGCAATCCCAGCCCATTGCTGCATCCTGTCAGCCTACAGCCCCTTCTTCACAGAGCGCCTGAAGCGGGAGTGGCCAGCTCCAGGCCAGAAGGTGGTGCTGGAACTAGAGGGGCTGAAGATGAAGACACTTAGGAAGTTGGTGGACTTCCTGTATACCTCAGAGATGGAAGCATCTCAAGAGGAAGCCCAGGATGTGCTTTCTGCTGCCCGTCAGCTCCATGTGTCTGAGCTAGAATCCCTTCAGCTGGAGGGTGGGAAGTTGGTGAAGCCTCCTCAGGGCCGAAGACTGAACCGGAAGTGCTTCCAACCTCCAGGTGCCGCACCAATCACTGCCAGGGTGGTGGCATCCAGCCACTGCCATTGTACTCCACTGCCTGTTACCCAgattccctgccctcctggagcagtGAGATTGAAGTCCTcggggaaggaggaagggcctCAGGAGAAGAGCAACCGACAGAATGCAGAGAACTGGTCGGGCTCTCTTCTGCTCAAGAGGAAGGCCAGAGTCTGCGGAACTCAAGAAAAAAACTCACCGTCGAGCCACAGTCAGGGACCTAAAGAGAATAAAAGTGACCCTGCTCTTGGTCCTACGGCACTTTCCCCACCCAGCTTGTACCCTTCAGTGAATGAGCGCCTATTGCCCAGAAAAATCAGGCTGAGTCGTTCAAAGCCATCTCCTGATGTTTGTACATCAAAGCCTTCCAGCATTTTAAGTGGACCCAGCTCAGCACCCACAGCCCCTGGCCGGCGTCTATGGCGGCAGAAAAGTGTAAATAAAGAAGCACCAGAAGACAAACAGAAACGACAGAGAGTGAGTCCTCTACAGAGCACCCCAGGCCCGTGTGGTCTTGGAAAGATGGGTGGGAGCAACAAGCAGAGCCCTCAAGTCAGGGCACCAAACTCAGACTCTGCAGAGGAAGGACACGTTGGGAAAGTGAAACTTCGGAAAATTGTCAACGGTACGTGTTGGGAGGTGGTGCAAGAGCCTCCCCTCAAAAGTCCTCAAGACAGCCCTCAGGTCCCAGAACCTGGTGACTTAGAAGAGCCTCCAGGGACTAGGCCCTCCTCAGCTAAGGGGCAGGAAACGCCATCCGCTAGAACAGACCCGTGTCCAGACTCCTTTGTGTGCTCTAGGCTACGAGATATTCTTTCTGCCAGCCGCTCCCCAGACCACCCAGTAGTGAAGTCCGAGGTTGGGTCCAGTCCAGAGCTGGCAGGGAAGGAACCTGGGGTGGCTGTTGATGGCGGGGAGCCCTTTGCATCTGACACAGCCCTACTCGGGCAGCCCTGTGAAGCCGAGGAGTACAGAATCACAAGTGCCGCCGCCACCAGTGAGCTGGAGGAGATCCTGGACTTCATGCTCTGTGGCTCAGACACTCAGCCGCCTCTGGAGAGTCCTGGAGCTGAGGACTGCATGACCCCCCCGGCTTATCACCTGACAGGCACTGGGAAGAACTGGATTGAAGGGGAAGAATGGTGTCTGCCAGACATGGAACTCTGGCCCAGAGAGCTCACAAGATTGGAAAAGGAGCCTGTTAGTGAGAACAGAGAGTCAGATGAGTCCTTTAGCACCCTTGTCATGCCCACAGAGAACGAAGAGCCCATTAAGTCACTTAGCCCCCTAGTCGTGCCCTCTGAGATGAGTGAAGGGGAGGTGCTTTCAGTGGAAAGCTCTTGGACTGGAGACCTGGAAATCACCTGCTCCCAGCCCTCTCAGAGGGACACACTTCTCCATGCTGACTCCCTTGACACTCCCCAAAGGTCCTCTGAGGACCTCTTGCCAACTTGTTCTAACTGGGCGGAAACTGAGCCAGATGAGTCCCTAACTATGGATGAGATATTATACCCTGgtccagaggcaggcagggaggtaTTTAGCAACTCAGAATGGTTGGGCCCACTTCCTGCAAGCTCTGATGAGGAGATCGATGTGGTGGACTGGACATCACAGGGGGGGCTGGTGCCTACCAGTATTCCCTCTGTGTGGCCTGACCCTTCTTCAGAGTCAGAAACAGAGGTGGTAGACATATTAATGTAG